One region of Peribacillus simplex genomic DNA includes:
- the spoVB gene encoding stage V sporulation protein B, translating into MSKFLKGTLILLIASLITRVLGFINRIVIARFIGEEGVGLYMMALPTLFLVVNITQLGLPIAISKFVAEANAKGDERKIKKILVVSLACTFTLSMIFTPAMLLFAPVLSEYLFTDDRTVWPLMAIAPIVPIIAISSVLRGYFQGKQNMKPFAFSQVIEQVARITFIAVLTKAFLPYGIEYAAAGAMFASIIGELVSLIYLLTSFKLKKHFKFRKGFIKNVKSGKGTFTELMGIALPTTGSRMIGSVSWFFEPIVVAQSLAIAGVTAAAATSQYGELTGYALPLLMLPSFVTSSLATALVPAVSEARTTGNFLLVEHRLQQSLKITFITGCLAVVILFIFAEPILQVMYGSSHAAVFIKFLAPFFILYYFQYPLQSMLQALDLAKAAMFNSLAGNILKIGVIWLLASKESFGIMGAAIGIAVGSMLVTFLHFSTVLKVVPFTLHFRSYMSALVLALISGWGGYYLYKVPLSSQPLGARLLLSVTVVILLFTFSLLMTGSIKKADLIRIPVVGGFLSKFAWK; encoded by the coding sequence ATGTCCAAGTTTTTAAAAGGGACGCTGATTTTATTAATCGCAAGCCTCATTACAAGGGTTCTTGGGTTCATTAACCGCATTGTCATCGCCCGCTTCATCGGCGAAGAAGGCGTTGGTTTATATATGATGGCTTTACCGACCCTATTTCTCGTCGTGAACATTACCCAGTTAGGCCTGCCTATCGCCATTTCCAAATTCGTTGCTGAGGCCAATGCCAAAGGTGATGAACGGAAAATCAAGAAAATCCTTGTCGTCTCTTTGGCCTGCACCTTTACTCTATCGATGATTTTCACTCCTGCAATGCTGCTTTTCGCGCCGGTTCTCTCAGAATACCTATTCACTGACGATCGGACGGTATGGCCGCTCATGGCAATCGCTCCTATCGTACCGATTATCGCCATTTCATCCGTACTGCGCGGTTATTTCCAAGGGAAGCAAAATATGAAGCCCTTCGCTTTCTCACAAGTCATCGAACAGGTGGCACGAATCACATTCATAGCCGTCCTGACGAAGGCCTTTTTGCCATATGGAATCGAATACGCTGCAGCCGGGGCGATGTTCGCTTCAATTATCGGAGAACTTGTTTCACTCATCTACTTATTGACTAGCTTTAAATTAAAGAAACATTTTAAGTTCCGGAAAGGATTTATCAAGAATGTCAAATCAGGAAAAGGAACGTTCACCGAATTGATGGGGATTGCCCTTCCTACCACCGGAAGCAGGATGATTGGTTCGGTTTCGTGGTTTTTTGAACCGATAGTGGTTGCCCAGAGTTTGGCAATCGCCGGTGTCACCGCGGCAGCAGCCACCAGCCAATACGGGGAATTGACAGGGTACGCACTGCCTTTACTCATGCTTCCTTCTTTCGTTACGTCATCATTGGCGACGGCACTTGTCCCCGCAGTGAGCGAAGCCCGTACGACCGGAAACTTTCTACTCGTTGAGCACAGGCTTCAACAGTCCCTGAAAATCACCTTTATCACAGGCTGTTTAGCTGTCGTCATTCTGTTCATTTTTGCCGAACCTATTTTACAAGTCATGTATGGCTCTTCCCATGCTGCTGTTTTCATTAAATTCCTGGCACCTTTTTTTATCCTTTATTATTTTCAGTACCCGCTACAGTCCATGCTTCAAGCACTGGATCTAGCAAAAGCCGCAATGTTCAACAGTCTGGCTGGGAACATCCTTAAAATCGGTGTGATTTGGCTGCTGGCGTCGAAGGAAAGTTTCGGGATCATGGGAGCCGCAATCGGGATAGCCGTCGGTTCGATGCTCGTTACTTTTCTGCACTTTTCAACCGTGCTTAAGGTCGTCCCTTTCACGCTTCATTTCCGGAGCTATATGTCAGCTTTGGTCCTTGCCTTAATTTCAGGCTGGGGCGGTTATTATCTTTATAAAGTCCCGCTCTCCTCACAGCCTCTTGGCGCACGGCTTTTGCTGTCCGTGACGGTCGTGATCCTGCTGTTCACATTTTCCCTCCTCATGACAGGCAGCATAAAAAAAGCGGATTTGATCAGGATTCCTGTAGTGGGCGGCTTTTTATCAAAGTTTGCTTGGAAATAA
- a CDS encoding DUF421 domain-containing protein: METYLAIIFRTTVIYLVIWFLFRMMGKREVGELSVLDLVVSIMIGDIAVLSFEDLEKPFVRQTIPMFVLAFLQMTLALISLKSVRFRNFMDGKPQIIINQGKIDEKAMRKQRYNFDDLLTQLREQGISDLNVVKFAILETSGKLSVIKSAQEERSESVETPYPLIIDGEIQEANLDKIGKNHFWLRYQLKKMGETNIKEISICGYIDGQFYIDKNETKK, encoded by the coding sequence GTGGAAACCTATCTGGCTATTATTTTTAGAACAACAGTGATCTATCTAGTCATCTGGTTCCTTTTTCGAATGATGGGTAAGCGGGAAGTAGGGGAACTTAGCGTTCTTGATTTAGTGGTATCCATCATGATAGGGGACATTGCCGTGCTATCCTTTGAAGATTTGGAAAAACCGTTTGTTCGACAGACTATCCCAATGTTTGTCCTCGCGTTCCTCCAAATGACATTGGCATTGATCTCATTGAAAAGTGTCAGGTTTCGCAATTTCATGGACGGTAAGCCGCAGATCATTATCAATCAGGGGAAAATAGATGAAAAGGCGATGCGTAAACAACGATATAATTTTGATGACTTATTGACCCAACTTCGTGAACAAGGAATTAGTGATTTAAACGTTGTTAAATTTGCCATCCTTGAAACTTCAGGAAAGCTCTCGGTGATTAAAAGTGCGCAAGAAGAAAGGTCGGAAAGTGTAGAAACTCCCTACCCCCTTATAATCGACGGAGAGATTCAGGAGGCTAATCTCGATAAAATTGGCAAAAATCATTTTTGGCTCCGGTACCAGTTGAAAAAAATGGGAGAAACGAATATTAAAGAGATTTCGATTTGCGGATACATAGATGGACAATTTTACATCGATAAGAATGAAACGAAGAAATGA
- a CDS encoding TIGR04086 family membrane protein — protein sequence MSVAVIYGVGSIFAIAMIASLIVSILLRFTSLTESSLTYVIMIVSFLSLFIGGFISGGKGKKQGLFLGGSTGLLYLLVVFLFQYLGHDALFTIKQWIYYGCFVITAMMGGVLGVNMSSESRTN from the coding sequence ATGAGTGTCGCCGTAATTTATGGCGTAGGCTCCATCTTTGCCATAGCGATGATTGCAAGTTTAATCGTTTCCATCCTTCTTCGTTTTACTTCACTGACGGAATCATCCCTGACATATGTGATCATGATCGTGTCCTTTTTATCGCTGTTCATTGGTGGATTCATATCAGGAGGCAAAGGGAAAAAGCAAGGACTATTCTTAGGCGGAAGTACTGGGCTGCTTTATCTGTTGGTCGTGTTCCTTTTTCAATATTTAGGTCACGATGCACTCTTCACCATCAAGCAATGGATCTACTACGGCTGTTTTGTCATTACGGCCATGATGGGTGGCGTACTTGGGGTCAACATGAGCTCCGAATCACGCACCAATTAA
- the yajC gene encoding preprotein translocase subunit YajC — protein MGSLTQILPLILMFVLFYFLLIRPQQKRQKATQSMQTSLKKGDKVATIGGMHGTIDSIDELKIVIKSPDGTKLTFDRASIREITESAPNKEATL, from the coding sequence ATGGGTTCTTTAACACAAATACTTCCGTTGATCTTAATGTTCGTATTGTTCTATTTCTTATTGATCCGTCCGCAGCAAAAACGCCAAAAGGCTACGCAAAGCATGCAAACTAGCTTGAAAAAAGGTGATAAAGTTGCTACTATCGGCGGCATGCACGGAACAATCGATTCGATCGATGAATTGAAAATCGTCATTAAATCACCAGACGGTACAAAACTGACTTTCGACCGTGCCTCAATCCGTGAAATTACGGAAAGCGCACCAAATAAAGAAGCAACATTATAA
- the tgt gene encoding tRNA guanosine(34) transglycosylase Tgt: MTAIRYELIKTCKQTGARLGRVHTPHGSFETPAFMPVGTMATVKTMSPEDLKQMGAGIILSNTYHLWLRPGHEIIKEAGGLHKFMNWDRAILTDSGGFQVFSLSEFRKIEEEGVHFRNHLNGDKLFLSPEKAMEIQNALGSDIMMAFDECPPFPATEEYMKKSVERTSRWAERCLNAHERPNDQGLFGIVQGGEFENLRKQSAKDLVSLDFPGYAIGGLSVGEPKDIMNRVLEFTSPLLPTNKPRYLMGVGSPDSLIDGAIRGVDMFDCVLPTRIARNGTLMTSNGRLVVKNAKYARDFGPIDENCDCHVCKNYSRAYIRHLIKCEETFGIRLTTYHNLHFLLNLMEQVRQAIREDRLGDFREEFFEQYGFNEPNARNF, from the coding sequence TTGACTGCAATACGATATGAGTTAATCAAAACATGTAAACAGACAGGGGCACGGTTAGGCCGGGTTCATACGCCGCATGGTTCTTTTGAAACGCCGGCATTCATGCCGGTTGGAACGATGGCTACTGTCAAAACGATGTCCCCGGAAGATTTGAAACAAATGGGGGCAGGCATCATCCTGAGCAATACGTACCACTTATGGCTCCGTCCGGGGCATGAAATCATCAAGGAAGCTGGCGGATTGCATAAGTTCATGAACTGGGATCGGGCGATTCTGACGGATTCAGGCGGCTTTCAAGTCTTCAGTTTGAGTGAATTCCGCAAAATTGAAGAAGAGGGCGTACATTTCAGGAACCATCTGAATGGTGATAAATTATTTTTATCCCCAGAAAAAGCGATGGAAATCCAAAACGCGCTAGGCTCCGATATTATGATGGCATTCGATGAATGTCCGCCATTTCCTGCAACCGAAGAGTATATGAAGAAATCGGTTGAACGGACATCACGCTGGGCGGAACGCTGTTTGAATGCCCATGAGCGCCCAAATGACCAAGGACTGTTCGGGATCGTTCAAGGCGGGGAGTTTGAAAACCTTCGTAAACAAAGTGCAAAAGACCTTGTCTCCCTTGATTTTCCGGGTTATGCTATTGGAGGACTATCCGTAGGGGAACCGAAGGATATCATGAACCGCGTTCTTGAGTTTACAAGTCCGCTGCTTCCAACTAACAAACCGCGTTACCTGATGGGGGTAGGTTCGCCGGACTCATTGATCGATGGTGCAATCCGCGGTGTCGATATGTTTGACTGTGTACTGCCGACGCGAATTGCGCGTAATGGTACGCTGATGACGAGCAATGGGCGGCTGGTTGTGAAAAATGCGAAATATGCACGCGATTTTGGTCCAATCGATGAAAATTGCGATTGCCATGTTTGCAAGAATTATAGCCGGGCATATATCCGCCATTTGATTAAATGTGAAGAAACCTTCGGAATTCGTCTTACGACTTACCATAACCTTCATTTTCTGTTAAACTTAATGGAACAGGTCAGACAAGCTATTCGAGAAGATCGTCTTGGAGACTTTAGGGAAGAGTTTTTTGAGCAATATGGTTTCAACGAACCAAATGCGAGAAACTTCTAA
- the queA gene encoding tRNA preQ1(34) S-adenosylmethionine ribosyltransferase-isomerase QueA yields MKLEMFDFHLPEELIAQVPLEDREASRLMVLDKETGKLQHDVFSHITEYIKPGDCLVLNDTKVLPARLYGSKEETGAKVEVLLLKQEHDDVWETLVKPAKRIKVGSTIIFGDGKLSAVCTGVLEHGGRILEFKYEGIFYEILEKLGEMPLPPYIKEQLDDQDRYQTVYARERGSAAAPTAGLHFTEDLLEKLKGMGVHIAFITLHVGLGTFRPVSVDDIDSHEMHSEFYQMTEGTARLLNDVKEKGGKIITVGTTSTRTLETIASRNDGVFKEENGWTSIFIYPGYEFKGIDAMITNFHLPKSTLIMLISALAGREHILHAYETAVKEKYRFFSFGDAMLIK; encoded by the coding sequence ATGAAATTGGAAATGTTTGATTTTCATTTACCCGAGGAATTGATTGCACAAGTTCCTTTGGAGGATAGGGAAGCAAGTAGATTGATGGTGTTGGACAAAGAAACCGGAAAACTCCAGCATGATGTATTCAGCCATATCACGGAATATATCAAACCGGGAGATTGCCTGGTGTTGAATGATACGAAGGTGCTGCCGGCCCGGCTATACGGCAGTAAAGAAGAAACGGGTGCAAAGGTTGAAGTATTGCTGCTTAAGCAAGAGCATGATGATGTATGGGAAACGCTCGTGAAGCCAGCCAAACGGATTAAAGTAGGCTCGACAATCATTTTTGGCGATGGTAAACTAAGTGCCGTCTGTACAGGTGTACTTGAGCATGGCGGCCGAATCCTTGAATTTAAATATGAAGGCATATTTTATGAAATACTAGAAAAGCTTGGCGAAATGCCTTTACCTCCATATATCAAGGAACAACTCGACGATCAGGACCGTTATCAAACGGTATATGCGCGTGAACGGGGATCTGCAGCGGCACCTACGGCAGGCCTGCACTTTACCGAGGATTTGCTTGAGAAACTTAAAGGGATGGGTGTCCACATCGCTTTCATCACGCTACATGTTGGGCTTGGTACGTTCCGTCCTGTCAGTGTGGATGATATTGACAGCCACGAAATGCATTCAGAGTTTTATCAAATGACTGAAGGCACAGCCAGATTACTGAATGATGTGAAAGAAAAAGGCGGGAAAATCATCACGGTCGGCACTACGTCAACAAGGACATTAGAAACGATTGCGTCCCGTAATGATGGGGTTTTCAAGGAAGAGAATGGCTGGACGAGCATCTTCATTTATCCTGGTTATGAATTCAAAGGGATCGATGCGATGATAACGAACTTCCATTTACCGAAATCTACTTTAATCATGCTTATTTCTGCACTTGCAGGCAGGGAGCATATCCTTCATGCCTATGAAACGGCCGTTAAAGAAAAATACAGGTTCTTTAGTTTTGGAGATGCAATGTTAATTAAGTAA
- a CDS encoding DUF2905 domain-containing protein, whose product MMNIPKMVMILGVIIFVIGFAMKYIHLGRLPGDIFLKKGNTTFYFPIVTSIIVSVVLSAIFYLIGRFK is encoded by the coding sequence ATGATGAATATACCAAAAATGGTAATGATACTGGGTGTGATTATATTCGTGATTGGTTTTGCGATGAAATATATCCATCTCGGCAGGCTGCCGGGAGATATTTTTTTGAAAAAGGGGAATACGACTTTTTACTTTCCTATCGTTACATCAATCATCGTCAGTGTTGTGTTGTCCGCCATTTTTTATTTGATCGGCCGTTTTAAATAA
- the ruvB gene encoding Holliday junction branch migration DNA helicase RuvB, with protein MEERIFNQEADLNELSFEQSLRPQNLKQYIGQDKVKANLSVYIEAARMREETLDHVLLYGPPGLGKTTLAVIIANEMGVNIRTTSGPAIERPGDLAAILSALEPGDVLFIDEIHRLPRVVEEVLYPAMEDFCLDIVVGKGPEARSIRIDLPPFTLVGATTRAGSLSAPLRDRFGVLSRLEYYTENHLADIIIRTARIMDTEMNDQAAAELARRSRGTPRIANRLLRRVRDFAQVHGDGTITAELADYALELMQVDRLGLDHIDHKLLKGIIEKFRGGPVGLETIAATIGEEAHTIEDVYEPYLLQVGFLQRTPRGRMATQLVYEHFGMEMPE; from the coding sequence ATGGAGGAGAGAATATTCAATCAGGAAGCCGATCTGAACGAACTATCCTTTGAACAAAGCCTGCGGCCGCAAAACTTAAAGCAATATATTGGACAGGATAAAGTGAAAGCGAATTTGAGCGTATACATCGAAGCGGCAAGGATGAGGGAAGAAACGCTTGATCATGTACTTTTATATGGACCGCCCGGACTTGGGAAGACGACGCTAGCTGTCATCATCGCCAATGAAATGGGTGTCAATATCCGCACGACTTCCGGTCCCGCCATTGAGCGGCCGGGAGATCTGGCGGCCATTTTGAGTGCACTTGAGCCCGGTGATGTGTTATTCATTGATGAGATTCACCGTCTTCCTCGTGTTGTCGAAGAAGTGCTATACCCGGCTATGGAGGACTTCTGTCTGGATATTGTAGTCGGTAAGGGGCCGGAAGCCCGTTCGATCAGAATCGACTTGCCTCCGTTCACCCTCGTAGGGGCCACGACACGTGCAGGGTCACTATCTGCACCGCTCAGGGACCGTTTTGGCGTTTTAAGCCGTCTTGAATATTATACGGAAAACCATTTGGCTGATATCATCATCCGTACAGCAAGAATCATGGATACGGAAATGAATGATCAGGCAGCTGCAGAGCTTGCAAGAAGGTCAAGGGGAACCCCGAGAATTGCTAATCGGCTGTTACGGAGGGTCAGGGATTTCGCCCAGGTACACGGTGATGGTACGATAACTGCCGAACTTGCCGATTATGCGCTTGAATTAATGCAGGTCGACCGTTTAGGACTCGATCATATTGACCATAAATTACTTAAAGGGATCATTGAAAAATTCCGTGGCGGGCCCGTGGGTCTGGAAACGATTGCTGCAACGATTGGCGAAGAGGCACATACGATCGAAGACGTGTATGAACCATATCTGTTACAAGTCGGTTTTCTTCAGCGGACTCCAAGAGGCCGGATGGCAACACAGCTGGTTTATGAGCATTTCGGAATGGAGATGCCTGAATGA
- the ruvA gene encoding Holliday junction branch migration protein RuvA produces MYDYIKGKVDYIGPEYIVVENGGIGYQVMTPNPFIFSAQYQKEIQVFLYHYVREDMAAFYGFQTRQEKALFTKLLNVTGIGPKGALAILASGQVDQVVQAIESEDESFLVKFPGVGKKTARQMILDLKGKLENIIPDAFPSLFNEGVTAALSPNGYTEALDEAILALKALGYSEKEIQKVAKKLQTEDMTTEQYIKKALQMMLR; encoded by the coding sequence TTGTATGATTATATAAAAGGCAAGGTCGATTATATTGGACCTGAATACATAGTTGTGGAAAATGGGGGAATCGGATATCAAGTGATGACGCCGAATCCTTTTATTTTTTCCGCCCAATACCAGAAAGAAATCCAAGTTTTTTTATATCATTATGTGCGCGAGGATATGGCTGCATTTTACGGATTTCAGACTCGGCAAGAAAAGGCATTATTCACAAAATTATTGAATGTAACCGGAATCGGGCCGAAGGGTGCTCTAGCCATATTAGCATCAGGACAAGTTGATCAGGTGGTGCAGGCGATCGAAAGTGAAGATGAATCGTTTTTGGTGAAATTCCCGGGAGTCGGAAAGAAAACGGCACGGCAAATGATTCTGGATTTAAAAGGGAAACTTGAGAACATTATTCCGGATGCCTTTCCAAGCTTGTTTAACGAAGGCGTCACGGCAGCACTCAGTCCCAATGGTTATACAGAAGCGTTGGATGAAGCCATTCTTGCTTTAAAGGCTCTTGGTTATTCTGAAAAGGAAATCCAAAAGGTTGCTAAGAAGTTGCAGACGGAAGATATGACGACCGAGCAATACATTAAGAAAGCATTGCAAATGATGTTAAGATAA
- a CDS encoding intercompartmental signaling factor BofC has product MINQLRIQFFMILFILPFCLTVYAEGPVQKENEPIERKVILQRMYLDGELSEEKLTETIWSMEDFWSKYQGWKVVDQNEEHIVLKKIENDISPLLKANGYLGMREDGTLSIFIGRPEHAKIIHTFYQIDVGKLEVYKQEELQKGIPIMNKDQYKQLIKEYEPYSVN; this is encoded by the coding sequence TTGATTAATCAACTAAGGATCCAATTTTTCATGATACTTTTCATACTGCCATTTTGTTTAACCGTTTATGCCGAAGGACCTGTGCAGAAGGAAAATGAACCAATTGAAAGGAAAGTCATCCTTCAGCGTATGTATCTGGATGGCGAGTTAAGTGAGGAGAAATTGACAGAAACAATTTGGTCGATGGAAGACTTTTGGTCAAAATATCAAGGGTGGAAAGTAGTCGATCAAAATGAAGAACATATTGTCCTTAAGAAAATTGAAAATGACATATCTCCGCTTTTAAAAGCGAATGGTTACCTTGGGATGAGGGAAGATGGTACGTTATCCATTTTTATCGGAAGGCCTGAGCACGCCAAGATCATTCATACTTTTTACCAAATAGACGTTGGTAAACTTGAAGTATACAAGCAGGAGGAGCTGCAAAAAGGGATACCGATCATGAATAAAGACCAATATAAACAGCTCATTAAAGAATATGAGCCATATTCGGTAAACTAG
- a CDS encoding YhcN/YlaJ family sporulation lipoprotein yields MQKIKWTLPLYTVLAAVSLVGCANNDTAKNGNITNETGYHTTEKDVLVRNINYRNMGQSLYDKDDAYSTRDRNYHGHESKPLRARSSYYNSYEGTLADKANGIANGVYPVIDARTIIMKDEMLVALLLNDYSQAKNVKEKVKNEIGPLSNGRNLYVTTDQGVYYRSMTLDNNLRDGDTREMVILDANDMFENLNIHQDHLK; encoded by the coding sequence TTGCAGAAAATAAAATGGACACTGCCACTTTATACGGTATTAGCCGCTGTCAGCTTGGTTGGATGCGCTAATAATGATACAGCGAAAAACGGAAATATAACGAATGAAACAGGGTACCATACAACTGAAAAAGATGTATTGGTACGAAACATCAATTATCGGAATATGGGGCAAAGCCTTTACGATAAAGATGATGCATACAGTACGCGGGATCGTAATTACCATGGCCATGAAAGTAAACCGCTAAGGGCCCGATCATCTTATTATAATTCTTATGAAGGCACGTTAGCCGACAAAGCTAATGGAATCGCCAATGGAGTGTACCCTGTTATCGATGCCAGAACAATCATCATGAAAGACGAAATGCTGGTTGCCTTGCTGCTTAATGACTACAGCCAAGCAAAAAATGTCAAAGAAAAAGTCAAGAATGAAATCGGACCGCTTTCAAATGGCCGGAACCTATACGTCACAACCGATCAAGGTGTCTATTATAGGTCGATGACACTTGATAACAATCTTCGTGATGGCGATACGAGGGAAATGGTCATTCTGGATGCCAATGACATGTTCGAGAATCTTAACATTCATCAAGATCACTTAAAATAA
- a CDS encoding phosphotransferase, whose product MTTNYQGDSVFNTRLLSYINRKPKKVHHLQSSVYLITFEKGHPIILKGFSSFEKWDRQRELTSLLKQKGFHQTYYIHQNLMPFQFKGKWYGSMDYFPPSKKKFRFSNHKDRLEGIQLLESFHDVSEHLSINAPVFDQSKKWNERLSLFKNNFSYVRQYVSEDIIKEWIRWGEWALEGFDKNQSLWSKEKKVIIHGDCAHHNFLRREDGTLTLIDFDLMANAPRCIDYLQYANRISPHLEDAATKLWEVPQLQSYQSDLAFLYALTYPTDIFREWNRLNKSSSQLHSVWKMTVEGFSERIKMNEKLEKKISSLKRK is encoded by the coding sequence ATGACTACTAATTATCAAGGAGACAGTGTTTTTAACACTCGTCTCCTCTCTTATATAAATCGTAAGCCAAAGAAAGTCCACCATCTTCAAAGCAGTGTCTATTTAATAACTTTTGAAAAGGGTCATCCAATAATCCTTAAAGGATTCAGCAGTTTTGAAAAATGGGATCGGCAAAGAGAATTGACTTCTTTATTAAAACAAAAGGGTTTCCATCAAACGTATTATATTCATCAGAATTTAATGCCCTTTCAATTCAAAGGGAAATGGTATGGCAGTATGGACTATTTTCCGCCCAGTAAGAAAAAATTCCGATTTTCCAATCATAAGGACCGTTTAGAGGGAATTCAGTTACTGGAAAGCTTCCATGATGTTTCTGAACATCTCTCCATTAACGCCCCTGTTTTTGATCAATCAAAAAAATGGAACGAGCGTTTATCACTATTTAAAAATAACTTTTCTTATGTTCGACAATATGTTTCCGAAGATATTATTAAAGAATGGATTAGATGGGGGGAGTGGGCATTAGAGGGTTTTGATAAAAACCAGTCTTTATGGAGTAAGGAAAAGAAAGTCATCATTCATGGTGATTGTGCCCACCATAATTTCTTGCGGAGAGAAGACGGCACTTTAACCTTAATCGATTTTGATCTAATGGCAAATGCTCCAAGATGCATTGATTATTTACAGTATGCAAATCGAATTTCACCTCATTTGGAAGATGCGGCCACCAAGTTGTGGGAAGTGCCGCAATTGCAAAGCTATCAGTCTGACCTGGCCTTTTTATATGCTTTAACTTATCCTACGGATATCTTCCGTGAATGGAATCGTCTTAATAAAAGTTCTTCACAGCTTCATTCGGTCTGGAAAATGACTGTGGAAGGTTTTTCGGAGCGGATTAAGATGAATGAAAAATTGGAGAAGAAGATTTCTTCCCTAAAGAGGAAATAA
- a CDS encoding neutral zinc metallopeptidase, translated as MIWKGRKGSSNVEDKRGKGMAGIGLAIILFVMLLAVIQANR; from the coding sequence ATGATCTGGAAAGGAAGAAAGGGCAGCTCGAACGTCGAGGACAAAAGAGGTAAAGGTATGGCCGGAATCGGATTGGCAATCATCTTGTTCGTGATGCTCCTGGCGGTAATCCAAGCGAATCGCTAG
- the nadA gene encoding quinolinate synthase NadA, protein MNILEMASTAGNVLPEKYKTMTMEDMENRVHDIKNRMGKRLYIPGHHYQREEVIQFSDVTGDSLQLAQLSAENREADYIVFCGVHFMAETADILTEEGQTVILPDMRAGCSMADMADIEQTERAWTKLQELFGDTILPLTYVNSTAAIKAFVGKNGGATVTSSNAQGMVSWALSQKERILFLPDQHLGRNTAFDLGIPLNEMAVWDPHKDELIYEGELEDLKVLLWKGHCSVHENFTTANIETLRAEQPEMNIIVHPECRREVVAQSDYAGSTSYIINMIEKAEPGSSWAIGTEMNLVKRLITNNPDKNIISLNPNMCPCLTMNRIDLPHLLWALESIEEGIIINPIKVEKGIADNAILALNRMLERV, encoded by the coding sequence ATGAACATATTGGAGATGGCTAGTACGGCAGGGAATGTATTGCCTGAAAAATATAAGACGATGACAATGGAAGATATGGAAAATCGGGTCCATGACATTAAAAACCGAATGGGAAAGCGGCTATATATCCCAGGTCATCATTATCAACGGGAGGAAGTCATTCAATTTTCAGATGTAACGGGAGATTCACTTCAGTTGGCACAGCTTTCCGCCGAAAATCGCGAAGCGGATTATATCGTGTTTTGTGGCGTACATTTCATGGCTGAAACTGCCGATATTTTGACTGAAGAAGGGCAGACGGTCATCCTTCCTGACATGCGTGCAGGCTGTTCAATGGCAGATATGGCGGATATTGAACAAACCGAACGGGCCTGGACAAAGCTTCAGGAATTATTTGGCGATACAATCCTTCCGCTCACTTATGTTAATTCGACTGCGGCCATCAAAGCTTTTGTAGGGAAAAATGGCGGGGCGACGGTGACTTCTTCAAATGCACAAGGGATGGTATCGTGGGCCCTCTCGCAAAAAGAACGGATCCTGTTTCTTCCCGATCAGCATCTTGGGAGGAATACAGCCTTTGACCTTGGCATTCCATTAAATGAAATGGCTGTCTGGGATCCCCATAAGGACGAATTGATCTATGAAGGGGAACTCGAAGATCTGAAGGTACTTCTTTGGAAAGGGCATTGTTCGGTCCATGAAAATTTCACGACGGCGAATATTGAAACGCTTCGAGCGGAGCAGCCGGAAATGAATATCATCGTTCATCCCGAATGTCGCCGTGAGGTAGTCGCCCAGTCGGATTATGCGGGATCGACATCGTACATCATTAATATGATAGAAAAGGCCGAACCAGGTAGTTCTTGGGCAATCGGCACGGAAATGAACCTTGTCAAACGGCTTATCACCAATAACCCTGACAAGAACATCATCTCGTTAAATCCGAATATGTGTCCATGCCTTACGATGAACCGGATTGATTTGCCTCACTTGCTTTGGGCGCTTGAATCAATTGAAGAAGGTATTATCATTAATCCGATAAAAGTCGAGAAGGGCATTGCGGATAATGCCATACTAGCTTTAAACAGAATGTTGGAACGGGTTTAA